A DNA window from Palaemon carinicauda isolate YSFRI2023 chromosome 39, ASM3689809v2, whole genome shotgun sequence contains the following coding sequences:
- the LOC137631255 gene encoding 5'-AMP-activated serine/threonine-protein kinase catalytic subunit alpha-like, with amino-acid sequence MRKADNDIRNIDNSIRNADNDIRNIGNSKRNADNDIANIEISIRNADNDIRNIDNSIRNADNNIKNIGNSKRNADNDIKNIGNSKRNADNDIGNIENNIKNADNDIRNIDNSVRNADNDIRNINNSTRNADNNIINTDSSIRNADNSIRNADNDIRNIDISIRSADSIIRNADNSIRNADNILRNDDNDIRNIDNSIRNDVNIIKNTDNSIGNYVNIKNIDDDIKNAVNNTRNADSII; translated from the coding sequence atGAGAAAGGCTGATAATGAcattagaaatattgataatagCATTAGAAATGCTGATAATGACATTAGAAATATTGGTAATAGCAAGAGAAATGCTGATAATGATATTGCAAATATCGAAATCAGCATTAGAAATGCTGATAATGAcattagaaatattgataatagCATTAGAAATgctgataataacattaaaaatattggTAATAGCAAGAGAAATGCTGATAATGACATTAAAAATATTGGTAATAGCAAGAGAAATGCTGATAATGACATtggaaatattgaaaataacattaaaaatgctGATAATGACATTAGAAATATTGATAACAGCGTTAGAAATGCTGATAATGacattagaaatattaataatagcacAAGAAATGCTGATAATAACATTATAAATACTGATAGTAGCATTAGAAATGCTGATAATAGCATTAGAAATGCTGATAATGACATTAGAAATATTGATATTAGCATTAGAAGTGCTGATAGTATCATTAGAAATGCTGATAATAGCATTAGAAATGCTGATAATATCCTTAGAAATGACGATAATGAcattagaaatattgataatagcattagaaatgatgttaatataattaaaaatactgataatagcATTGGAAATTATGTTAAcattaaaaatattgatgatgacaTTAAAAATGCTGTTAATAACACTAGAAATGCTGACAGTATCATTTGA